A genomic stretch from Setaria italica strain Yugu1 chromosome VII, Setaria_italica_v2.0, whole genome shotgun sequence includes:
- the LOC101765619 gene encoding uncharacterized protein LOC101765619: protein MAPASPRRCRVPSSAHAQPTSTSHAGAPPHRRRSAVLVIPGAGAMDRLLLSRPPLPVPTHAAAGADGDLLELDVLWPSSASASSAIGLGLLAALPEDEGKKKKRAAGGGPARSAARPVPETAALAASGMARSAPVRIPSEPSRRGRWAHAGAGGWEDAGEAMVPPHEIVARRAAAHSSVLEGAGRTLKGRDLRRVRNAVLRRTGFLD from the coding sequence ATGGCGCCCGCCTCCCCTCGCCGGTGCCGTGTCCCCTCGTCCGCGCACGCCCAgcccacctccacctcccatGCCGGAGCGCCGCCACATCGCCGGAGATCCGCCGTACTGGTGATCCCCGGAGCAGGCGCGATGGACCGCCTCCTGCTCTCCCGCCCACCGCTCCCCGTCCCCACCCACGCCGCTGCGGGCGCCGACGGCGACCTCCTCGAGCTCGACGTCCTCTGGCCCTCcagcgcctccgcctcgtccgcgATAGGGctcggcctcctcgccgcgctcccggAGGACgagggcaagaagaagaagcgcgccgcgggcgggggcCCCGCCCGATCCGCCGCGCGACCCGTCCCGGAGACCGCCGCGCTGGCCGCGTCCGGGATGGCGAGGTCGGCGCCGGTGCGGATTCCGTCGGAGCCCTCGCGGAGGGGGAGGTGGGCTcacgccggcgcgggcggctggGAGGACGCCGGGGAGGCCATGGTCCCGCCGCACGAGATcgtcgcgcgccgcgcggccgcgcacAGCTCGGTGCTGGAGGGCGCCGGGAGGACGCTCAAGGGACGCGACCTCCGCCGCGTCCGCAACGCCGTCCTGCGCCGTACCGGCTTCCTCGACTGA